One stretch of Chitinophaga pendula DNA includes these proteins:
- a CDS encoding YeiH family protein — MSVKKITATHGLAAYIFPALAILCLSPAVTPPVALFLGVITAHTIGNPYTVFTTKATHWLLQGAVICLGFGMNAATAWQAGQQGFGLTFASICGTLAAGWLLGKCLRADNVISCLISCGTAICGGSAIAAIAPVVKAGERPVAIALGTVFLLNAAALFIFPPIGHWLDLSQTQFGLWSAIAIHDTSAVVGAASKYGPEALQIATTVKLARALWIIPVAIAIAWQQKTGAGNVKIPWFIAGFLGAILLNTCLPQLQPAVPYLHHAAHSALALTLFFIGTQLSLPQLRLAGWQPLLQGILLWILISTASLITILQFS; from the coding sequence ATGTCTGTCAAAAAAATAACTGCTACCCACGGCCTGGCGGCCTACATTTTCCCGGCCCTTGCCATCCTCTGCCTCAGCCCCGCTGTTACGCCGCCGGTAGCACTATTCCTGGGTGTCATTACCGCACATACTATCGGCAATCCATATACGGTATTTACGACAAAGGCCACCCATTGGTTGCTGCAAGGTGCCGTGATCTGCCTGGGATTTGGCATGAATGCAGCCACTGCCTGGCAGGCAGGTCAACAGGGTTTCGGACTGACCTTCGCCAGTATCTGCGGTACCCTCGCTGCTGGCTGGCTGCTAGGCAAATGCCTCCGCGCCGATAACGTGATTTCCTGCCTCATCTCCTGCGGCACTGCCATCTGCGGCGGCAGCGCCATCGCGGCCATCGCACCCGTCGTAAAAGCGGGCGAACGCCCCGTCGCCATCGCCCTGGGCACCGTATTCCTCCTCAATGCCGCCGCTTTGTTCATATTCCCGCCCATAGGCCACTGGCTAGACCTCAGCCAAACCCAGTTCGGACTCTGGAGCGCCATCGCTATCCACGACACCAGCGCCGTAGTAGGCGCCGCCAGCAAATATGGCCCCGAAGCACTGCAAATCGCCACCACCGTCAAACTCGCCCGCGCCTTGTGGATCATCCCCGTCGCCATCGCCATAGCCTGGCAACAAAAAACCGGCGCCGGCAACGTAAAGATCCCCTGGTTCATCGCCGGCTTCCTGGGCGCCATCCTGCTCAACACCTGCCTCCCCCAACTGCAGCCTGCCGTCCCCTACCTTCACCACGCCGCCCACAGCGCCCTCGCTCTCACCTTGTTCTTCATCGGTACCCAGCTCTCCCTCCCTCAACTCCGCCTAGCCGGCTGGCAACCCCTCCTCCAGGGCATACTCCTCTGGATATTGATCAGTACCGCATCCCTGATTACCATCCTGCAATTTTCCTGA
- a CDS encoding RagB/SusD family nutrient uptake outer membrane protein: MKKTLYIAGLSLLLGLSACSKLDENPQSFISPENFYKTRSDAIAGVTAAYAPVRLNGFVARNYAILGEITTDNMFPLPNNNDRVQLDNYTHGPQNLILRETWQDFYVGVSNCNFVIDKVPGIDMEEGLKKRLIAEAKFLRGFYYFHLVRLFGDLPLMTTALASLNQLTYPRRDPKDQVYQQIIKDFTDAEAGLPISYTGADQGRATQGAAKAFLASVYLTLKQYPQALAKAAEVMRPEFGYGLWDNYLDVFDIKNEFGKEAIFDVQFVSGPAGLGGNLIAFFAQENNAVGGRGFGSFQPTQELYDSFDPADRRKAVFFTKGTDNKYYCNKWIDADARTENQSDNNYPLMRYAEVVLTYAEAYNEVNAPVDGNEAYKAVNSIRKRSGLPDLAGLTQAQLRDAILNERRLELCFEGQRWFDLVRTGKLVSTLKAKGTTNIKDFHILFPVPTFEIDLNPNLNPQNTGY, encoded by the coding sequence ATGAAAAAGACGCTATATATAGCAGGATTGTCGCTGTTACTCGGCCTCTCTGCCTGCTCCAAACTGGATGAAAATCCGCAGTCCTTTATTTCTCCTGAAAACTTCTACAAGACGAGAAGTGATGCTATAGCTGGTGTTACGGCGGCATATGCACCAGTGCGGCTCAACGGGTTTGTGGCACGTAACTATGCCATATTAGGTGAGATCACTACTGATAATATGTTCCCGTTGCCGAACAACAACGACCGTGTGCAGCTGGATAACTATACCCATGGGCCTCAGAACCTAATCTTGCGGGAAACCTGGCAGGACTTCTATGTAGGGGTATCCAACTGTAATTTCGTGATCGACAAGGTGCCTGGTATTGATATGGAAGAGGGGTTGAAGAAGCGGCTTATTGCGGAGGCCAAGTTCCTGAGAGGCTTCTATTACTTTCACCTGGTGCGGTTATTCGGTGATCTGCCGTTGATGACGACTGCGTTGGCATCGCTGAACCAGCTGACTTATCCGCGAAGGGATCCGAAGGACCAGGTGTACCAGCAGATCATCAAAGACTTCACGGATGCGGAGGCGGGTTTGCCGATCTCTTATACCGGTGCTGATCAGGGTCGGGCGACACAAGGTGCTGCCAAGGCTTTCCTGGCCAGCGTATATTTGACGCTTAAACAGTATCCGCAGGCGCTGGCGAAAGCGGCGGAGGTGATGCGTCCGGAGTTTGGATATGGGTTGTGGGACAATTACCTGGATGTATTTGACATTAAAAATGAGTTTGGCAAGGAAGCGATCTTCGATGTGCAGTTCGTAAGTGGTCCTGCGGGCCTGGGAGGTAACCTGATTGCATTTTTCGCTCAGGAGAATAATGCTGTAGGCGGGCGCGGTTTCGGTTCTTTCCAGCCGACACAGGAGTTGTATGACAGTTTTGATCCGGCTGACCGCAGGAAGGCGGTATTCTTTACCAAGGGTACTGACAACAAATACTACTGTAATAAGTGGATAGATGCGGATGCGCGTACGGAGAACCAGTCTGACAATAACTATCCGCTGATGCGATATGCAGAGGTGGTATTGACGTATGCGGAGGCTTATAATGAGGTGAATGCTCCGGTAGACGGTAATGAAGCTTACAAAGCGGTGAACAGTATCCGTAAGCGGTCAGGTTTGCCTGACCTGGCGGGCCTTACGCAGGCACAGCTGCGGGATGCGATCCTGAATGAGCGACGCCTGGAGCTTTGTTTTGAGGGACAGCGCTGGTTTGATCTTGTGCGCACTGGTAAGCTGGTATCTACCTTAAAAGCAAAAGGCACGACAAATATTAAGGATTTCCATATACTGTTCCCGGTGCCGACGTTTGAGATCGATCTGAATCCGAATCTGAACCCACAGAATACCGGTTATTAA
- a CDS encoding SusC/RagA family TonB-linked outer membrane protein yields the protein MIKTISPHGYPEGGKGHDMLLLRQLLVAVILLGNFFMAHRLSAQTHPVSGVVKDEKGAPFVGVVVRVKGTSTGTATNNDGKYTINVSGGNATLIFSYVGYTTQELPVGANVSVNVTLQPSEKSLDQVVVVGYGTVRKSDITGSISSISSKDIKAVPVASLSQALEGRAAGVKVSNASNSPGGGITIRIRGGNSIQGGNEPLYVVDGYPLYNESGPSINPNDIESMEILKDASATAIYGSRGANGVIIITTKRGKAGRNNIQFESYYGVQKLRKKLDLLDATAFAKMVNEGIANVNNDNVGNPGFPKAPAFTDAQIAALGKGTDWQDEIFREAPIQNYQLTFSGGNDKTQYAVSGNYFDQQGIIINTGYSRGSVRVNLDQHVNDRFRLSTSFTATRSKGKAVNTDGDGGAGAGVVYGALNFSPTVPVYNADGTYTLYNRTGGIIISNPVALARETINNTVITRILGNISGEYKIIEGLSFKTLFGANINYNKNTFYLPRTVYAGLAANGTASIYNSQYAEWLNENTLSYRKTFNNIHKINVLAGYTFQQANFEDVRANAQNFANDILGPNNLGTAQQTNTGASNKNDWTLRSFIGRINYDLMEKYLLTLTGRLDGSSRFGTGNKNAFFPSGSFAWRASKEPFMRGVSAISELKLRVSYGLTGNQEIGQYQSLGSLSAQNYAFGNVLSVGYAPNRIGNPNLKWETTGQADIGLDIGLLRDRIQITADWYQKRTRDLLYNVALPITSGYYNSLQNIGKVKNEGIELGINTTNFQGKFTWTTSFNVAYNHNEITDLGGAKDVPSGGASGHLQLGNSGILRVGQPVGVFYGLVTDGIFQSKEEIAASAQKSAKPGERRFKDMNGDGVINANDRVILGHAQPDYTFGFTNNFSYKGFDLNVFFQGVQGNSIFNLNRFELESLTGVSNQLGTVRDRWSATNHSNEIPRASSNGQPYQVTSRQVEDGSYIRLRNIQLGYNFPASWLKRAGLVNAKIYVSAQNLLTFTNYSGYDPEVSRFAQETLSQGTDYGSYPAAKTFLVGLNIGL from the coding sequence ATGATCAAAACAATTTCACCTCATGGTTACCCGGAAGGGGGTAAGGGGCACGATATGCTGTTGCTGCGACAGCTGTTAGTGGCGGTTATCCTGTTGGGCAACTTTTTTATGGCTCACCGGTTATCTGCGCAAACTCATCCGGTAAGCGGAGTGGTAAAAGATGAAAAGGGGGCGCCCTTTGTCGGTGTGGTAGTCCGGGTTAAGGGTACTTCTACCGGTACGGCGACCAATAATGATGGTAAGTATACTATCAATGTTTCCGGCGGTAATGCTACCTTAATTTTTTCTTATGTGGGGTACACTACCCAAGAGCTGCCAGTTGGTGCAAACGTTTCCGTCAATGTGACATTACAGCCCTCTGAAAAATCGCTTGACCAGGTGGTGGTAGTGGGATATGGTACGGTACGTAAAAGTGACATCACCGGTTCTATCTCTTCGATATCATCGAAAGACATTAAGGCAGTACCTGTAGCCTCTTTATCACAAGCGCTGGAAGGTCGGGCTGCGGGCGTGAAAGTGTCTAATGCCTCCAATTCGCCCGGCGGTGGTATTACTATCCGTATACGCGGCGGTAACTCTATACAAGGTGGTAATGAGCCGTTGTATGTAGTGGATGGTTATCCATTGTATAATGAAAGCGGGCCTTCTATTAACCCGAATGACATCGAGTCGATGGAGATCCTGAAAGACGCTTCTGCGACGGCGATCTATGGTTCCCGCGGTGCCAACGGGGTGATCATCATCACGACCAAACGCGGGAAGGCGGGACGTAATAATATCCAGTTTGAAAGTTACTATGGTGTGCAAAAGTTGCGGAAGAAACTGGACCTGCTGGATGCAACAGCATTTGCAAAAATGGTGAATGAAGGTATTGCCAATGTGAATAACGACAATGTGGGCAACCCAGGATTTCCGAAAGCCCCGGCATTTACTGATGCGCAGATCGCCGCATTAGGTAAGGGGACGGACTGGCAGGATGAGATATTCCGTGAAGCGCCAATTCAGAACTACCAGCTGACATTTTCCGGTGGTAATGACAAAACGCAATATGCGGTATCGGGTAACTACTTCGATCAGCAAGGTATTATCATTAATACTGGCTACAGCCGTGGATCGGTGCGGGTGAACCTGGATCAGCATGTGAACGACCGTTTCCGGCTCAGTACCAGTTTTACGGCGACCCGGAGTAAGGGGAAAGCGGTTAATACGGACGGTGATGGTGGTGCTGGCGCCGGTGTGGTATATGGTGCGCTTAATTTCTCGCCCACTGTTCCGGTATACAATGCGGACGGCACCTATACGCTCTATAACCGTACAGGTGGTATCATTATCAGCAACCCGGTGGCTTTGGCGCGTGAGACGATCAATAATACGGTCATCACCCGTATACTGGGTAATATCTCCGGTGAATATAAGATCATCGAAGGGCTGAGCTTCAAAACTTTGTTTGGCGCCAACATCAACTATAATAAGAATACCTTTTACCTGCCGAGGACGGTATATGCCGGTCTGGCGGCGAATGGTACGGCCTCTATCTACAACTCGCAATATGCGGAGTGGCTGAATGAAAATACCCTGTCCTACCGTAAGACATTCAATAATATACATAAGATCAATGTGCTGGCAGGTTATACTTTCCAGCAGGCTAATTTCGAAGATGTGCGGGCGAACGCGCAGAACTTTGCCAACGATATCCTGGGGCCTAACAACCTGGGTACGGCCCAGCAGACCAATACCGGCGCTTCCAACAAAAACGACTGGACGTTGCGATCTTTCATCGGACGTATCAATTACGACCTGATGGAGAAATACCTGCTTACGTTGACAGGACGTCTGGATGGATCTTCCAGGTTTGGTACCGGTAATAAGAATGCATTCTTTCCTTCCGGATCATTTGCATGGAGAGCGTCAAAAGAGCCGTTCATGCGAGGTGTGTCGGCTATCAGTGAGTTGAAACTGCGTGTGAGTTATGGTCTGACCGGTAACCAGGAGATTGGTCAATACCAGTCGCTGGGTAGTCTTTCGGCGCAGAACTATGCCTTTGGCAATGTGCTGTCGGTAGGGTATGCTCCTAACCGTATTGGCAATCCGAACCTGAAGTGGGAGACGACGGGGCAGGCGGACATCGGTTTGGATATCGGTCTGTTGCGCGATCGCATACAGATCACGGCGGACTGGTACCAGAAACGTACGCGTGACCTGCTGTACAATGTGGCGTTGCCGATCACTTCCGGTTATTATAATTCTTTACAAAATATCGGGAAGGTGAAAAACGAAGGGATAGAGCTGGGCATCAACACGACTAACTTCCAGGGCAAGTTTACCTGGACGACCAGTTTCAATGTGGCGTACAACCACAATGAGATCACGGACCTGGGAGGTGCTAAGGATGTGCCTTCCGGTGGAGCGAGCGGGCACCTGCAGTTAGGGAACTCTGGTATCCTGCGTGTAGGACAGCCGGTAGGTGTGTTTTACGGACTGGTAACAGACGGTATTTTCCAGAGCAAGGAGGAGATCGCAGCATCTGCGCAGAAGAGTGCGAAGCCCGGAGAGCGTCGCTTTAAAGACATGAACGGCGACGGGGTGATCAACGCTAATGACCGTGTGATCCTGGGGCATGCACAGCCTGACTATACTTTTGGATTTACCAACAACTTCTCCTATAAGGGCTTTGACCTGAATGTTTTCTTTCAGGGTGTGCAGGGGAACAGTATTTTCAATCTGAACCGTTTCGAGCTGGAATCGCTGACAGGTGTGAGCAACCAGCTGGGAACTGTTCGTGACCGCTGGAGTGCTACTAATCATAGTAATGAGATCCCGAGGGCTTCTTCCAACGGACAACCTTACCAGGTGACCAGCCGCCAGGTAGAAGACGGTTCTTATATCCGTCTGCGGAATATACAGTTGGGATATAACTTCCCGGCATCCTGGCTGAAGCGTGCGGGGCTGGTGAATGCCAAGATATATGTAAGTGCTCAAAACCTGCTTACGTTCACCAACTATTCCGGTTATGATCCTGAGGTAAGCCGTTTTGCCCAGGAGACACTGAGCCAGGGTACCGACTATGGTAGTTACCCTGCTGCTAAAACCTTCCTGGTGGGCCTTAACATCGGTTTATAA
- a CDS encoding triple tyrosine motif-containing protein, with amino-acid sequence MKSVWVIFFSLLVCTVSKGQMHLALPPINNYHSIDYKAGVQNWAVGEGRSGVMYFGNSEGLLTFDGHFWKRYQLPNQTVIRSLKISDDGRIYVGGQSEIGYFFPDAEGRLIYHSLNQLLAPADRKFADIWNIVLLKDQVLFRTRDKIIHLKDGAIRIYRPQTKWEFLGEVHQQLYAQEYHKGLVRYDNGVWQPVCQDTVLNETAVTAILPYGKDTLLLATLKKGLFLLHHNTLTPKKTAADVLLSHDRLYSVLQIDPSRLALGTNAAGVLCIDREGRIVQRYSNQEGMQKNNVRSLFLDQRRNLWVGLDDGIDQVLLNSAIRYIYPDKQQITGYTSRIFQQRLYIGTSNGLYVAPVDVSKGDLGKMDGAFTEVANTTGQVWNLDEINNQLLVGHEDGSLQVNGNSALRLYNTTGTWLFRPTSQVFPASRILAGTYTGLRLLQFEGGRFLDKGVIEGLPESLRFLALDDHEPVIWASHPNRGIYRIRLSADYTKIEQTQLLGKQDGLPADNGNYIFRIKNRIVAATIDGVYEYSGATHKFAPSASLSPAFKGIRLQYLHEDGGGNIWFLTERKIGVIDYEHVEGKERFRRIWFPELQGRVLAGYESIYSWNEENILLAANKGIIHLNYKQYLLQTRPPQVFLGQVKVSGERDSTLFDGYAVDDGKVVPFHKLADVVRLKAGMNALHFEFSSTLPEQALRTEFSYRLEGFDPEWSGWTSKTEKDYTNLSPGRYTFRVRARNNLGEVSGPVSYAFVIGRAWYNSYWMYAFYFCLLCVAIYIVLQWQQRKHEAAQLQLQYLHQLEMDRAEKELVELKNQKLETDINFKNRELLTMTINLVQRGEVLTRIREMVTGLMKKDVIGDNTPAFKNLLKLIREVEKSNEDWDQFAIHFNNVNADFFNTLRAAYPELTANDLKLCAYLRMNLSTKEIAQLLNITIKAVEIARYRLRKKLQLMPDTNLADFLTHLPKNHPSVAK; translated from the coding sequence ATGAAGTCAGTATGGGTTATTTTTTTCTCCCTGTTAGTCTGTACGGTCAGTAAGGGGCAAATGCATCTGGCATTGCCACCGATCAATAACTATCATAGTATCGATTATAAGGCCGGTGTACAGAACTGGGCTGTAGGAGAGGGGCGGAGTGGCGTAATGTATTTCGGTAACAGCGAGGGGCTGCTCACTTTTGACGGCCATTTCTGGAAACGTTACCAATTGCCCAACCAGACGGTGATCCGGTCCTTAAAGATCAGTGATGACGGGCGTATTTATGTTGGAGGGCAGAGTGAGATCGGTTATTTTTTTCCGGATGCGGAAGGGAGGTTGATCTATCATTCCCTGAATCAGCTGTTGGCACCTGCTGACCGGAAGTTTGCCGACATCTGGAATATCGTATTACTGAAAGACCAGGTACTTTTCCGTACGCGGGATAAGATCATTCATCTGAAAGACGGTGCTATCCGGATATATCGTCCGCAGACGAAGTGGGAATTCCTTGGGGAGGTGCATCAGCAGCTTTATGCCCAGGAGTACCACAAGGGGTTGGTGCGGTATGACAATGGGGTATGGCAGCCGGTATGCCAGGATACGGTACTGAATGAAACGGCTGTTACCGCTATATTGCCCTATGGTAAAGACACTTTATTGCTGGCGACTTTAAAGAAAGGCCTTTTCCTGTTACATCATAATACCCTTACTCCTAAAAAGACGGCAGCGGATGTGTTGCTGTCACATGACAGGTTGTATAGTGTGCTGCAGATCGATCCGAGCCGGTTAGCATTGGGTACTAATGCTGCTGGTGTGCTTTGTATCGACAGGGAGGGGAGGATCGTGCAGCGTTATTCTAACCAGGAGGGGATGCAGAAGAACAATGTGCGGAGCCTGTTCCTGGATCAGCGGCGAAACCTTTGGGTAGGATTGGATGATGGTATAGACCAGGTGTTGCTGAACAGTGCGATCCGGTATATTTATCCGGACAAGCAGCAGATCACGGGATATACCAGCCGTATTTTCCAGCAGCGGTTGTATATAGGCACATCGAATGGGTTGTATGTAGCACCGGTAGATGTCAGTAAGGGGGATCTGGGTAAGATGGACGGGGCATTTACGGAAGTGGCGAATACGACGGGGCAGGTATGGAACCTGGATGAGATCAATAACCAGTTGCTAGTAGGACATGAAGATGGCAGTCTGCAGGTGAATGGGAATAGTGCTTTGCGGTTGTACAATACGACCGGCACTTGGTTATTCCGGCCTACTTCGCAGGTATTTCCGGCTTCCAGGATACTGGCCGGCACTTATACCGGTTTGCGTCTGTTGCAGTTCGAAGGCGGCCGGTTTTTGGATAAGGGAGTGATAGAGGGGCTGCCGGAGTCGTTACGATTCCTGGCGCTGGATGATCATGAGCCAGTGATCTGGGCTTCTCATCCGAACCGGGGGATTTACCGTATCCGGTTGTCGGCGGATTATACGAAGATCGAACAAACACAGTTGTTGGGTAAACAGGACGGTCTGCCTGCTGACAATGGTAATTATATTTTCCGTATTAAGAACAGGATCGTGGCGGCGACTATTGACGGTGTGTATGAGTACAGTGGAGCAACTCATAAGTTTGCGCCCTCTGCCAGCTTGTCACCCGCGTTTAAGGGGATACGGCTGCAATATCTGCATGAAGATGGGGGCGGTAATATCTGGTTTTTGACGGAGCGGAAGATAGGGGTGATCGATTATGAGCATGTGGAAGGGAAAGAGCGTTTCCGGCGGATATGGTTCCCGGAGTTGCAGGGGCGGGTGCTTGCCGGTTACGAGTCGATCTATTCCTGGAATGAGGAGAACATATTACTGGCGGCCAACAAGGGAATTATTCATCTGAATTATAAGCAGTATCTGTTGCAGACGAGGCCGCCGCAGGTGTTCTTGGGGCAGGTGAAGGTATCCGGGGAGCGGGACAGTACCTTGTTTGACGGCTATGCGGTGGATGACGGCAAGGTGGTTCCCTTTCATAAGTTGGCGGATGTGGTGAGGTTGAAGGCGGGGATGAATGCGTTACATTTTGAGTTTTCTTCGACGTTGCCGGAGCAAGCATTGCGGACGGAGTTCAGTTACCGGCTGGAAGGGTTTGATCCGGAGTGGTCGGGTTGGACATCGAAGACGGAGAAGGATTATACGAATTTGTCGCCCGGCAGGTATACTTTCCGGGTGAGGGCGCGTAATAATTTGGGCGAGGTATCAGGACCGGTGAGTTATGCTTTTGTGATAGGCCGGGCGTGGTATAATAGTTACTGGATGTATGCTTTTTACTTTTGCCTGTTATGTGTTGCAATTTATATCGTGTTGCAATGGCAACAGCGAAAACACGAGGCAGCGCAGCTACAATTGCAGTATTTGCATCAGTTGGAGATGGATCGGGCGGAGAAGGAGCTGGTGGAGCTGAAGAACCAAAAGCTGGAGACGGATATTAACTTTAAGAACCGGGAGTTGTTGACGATGACGATCAACCTGGTGCAGCGGGGGGAGGTATTGACACGTATCCGGGAGATGGTGACGGGGTTGATGAAGAAGGATGTGATCGGGGATAATACGCCGGCGTTTAAGAATTTGTTGAAATTGATACGGGAGGTGGAGAAGAGTAATGAGGACTGGGATCAGTTTGCGATACATTTTAATAATGTGAATGCAGATTTTTTTAATACGCTGCGGGCGGCTTATCCTGAGTTGACGGCGAATGATTTGAAGTTATGCGCTTATCTGCGAATGAATTTATCTACTAAAGAAATTGCACAGTTGTTGAATATAACTATTAAGGCTGTAGAGATTGCGCGTTATCGTTTACGCAAGAAATTGCAGTTGATGCCGGATACGAATCTGGCGGATTTTCTCACACATTTACCCAAAAATCACCCCTCTGTTGCTAAGTAA
- a CDS encoding DinB family protein, whose translation MSTTLSQLQEALDNNTRLFLDILDTISPERIHQRPPQSDWSIMECAEHVMMIEEDIANTLHGPVRPIANRAPDSKLPQIQASLLEFTQRLRVVRPVRPEDNHPDIRTFSEAFRHNRNKIKAALADGNLDDECTGHEHPIFGMLTKKEWAYFLIFHTERHLQQINRLETLLS comes from the coding sequence ATGTCTACAACATTATCACAGCTCCAGGAAGCCCTGGACAATAACACCCGCCTCTTCCTCGATATCTTGGATACCATCTCTCCCGAACGAATCCACCAACGTCCGCCCCAAAGCGACTGGAGCATCATGGAATGCGCAGAACATGTCATGATGATAGAAGAAGATATCGCCAACACATTACATGGCCCCGTAAGACCCATAGCAAACAGGGCCCCGGATAGTAAATTACCCCAGATACAGGCCTCCCTGCTCGAATTCACCCAGCGCCTGCGCGTAGTCCGCCCCGTCAGACCCGAAGATAACCACCCCGACATCCGCACCTTCAGCGAAGCATTCCGCCACAACCGTAACAAAATAAAAGCCGCCCTCGCAGATGGCAACCTCGACGACGAATGCACCGGACACGAACATCCCATATTCGGAATGCTCACTAAGAAAGAATGGGCATATTTCCTTATCTTTCACACGGAACGGCATCTGCAACAGATCAATCGGCTCGAGACGCTGTTATCCTGA
- a CDS encoding class I SAM-dependent methyltransferase, whose product MKWLRRCRAIDLAFFRALEHERTAHQRMLADPYAKSFLPFHRRCLVWLSRLPLLRYSILYYLDIRWPGACSACIARTRLIDNMTLNAIRHGGVNQVMIIGGGYDCRPQRLQSGKRPFFIEVDHARLQHPKKKLLNRLKGHPGTVDYIPIDLHTQSPEEVVPPLVQQQHYKTLFICEAIPNVQAIRSTFQYIRQFPPGTRMIFTYVDRHTSGNPGMFFGVPNTDEDRIAGFLPEEVRTFLREFNMDLLYDVDAPTYRRHCFGTLSAPQKRQVAPRVALAQVKGS is encoded by the coding sequence ATGAAATGGTTAAGACGCTGCCGCGCTATTGATCTTGCTTTCTTCCGTGCATTGGAACATGAACGTACCGCCCACCAGCGAATGCTGGCAGATCCTTATGCCAAATCCTTCCTGCCCTTTCACCGCAGATGCCTGGTATGGCTCTCGCGCCTGCCCCTGCTTCGCTACAGCATCCTCTACTACCTCGATATCCGCTGGCCGGGTGCATGCAGCGCCTGCATCGCCAGGACCAGGCTGATCGACAACATGACCCTCAACGCCATCCGCCATGGCGGCGTCAACCAGGTCATGATCATCGGTGGTGGCTACGATTGCCGCCCCCAACGCCTCCAATCCGGCAAACGCCCCTTCTTCATAGAAGTAGACCACGCCCGCCTCCAGCATCCCAAAAAAAAACTGCTCAATCGCCTCAAAGGACACCCCGGCACTGTAGATTATATTCCCATCGACCTGCATACACAATCCCCGGAAGAAGTAGTCCCTCCCCTCGTACAACAACAGCATTACAAAACCTTGTTCATCTGCGAAGCCATCCCCAACGTACAAGCCATCCGCAGCACCTTCCAGTATATCCGGCAGTTCCCACCGGGTACCCGCATGATATTTACCTATGTAGACCGCCACACCTCCGGCAATCCCGGTATGTTTTTTGGCGTACCTAATACAGATGAAGACCGCATAGCGGGCTTCCTGCCGGAAGAGGTCCGGACATTCCTCCGGGAATTTAATATGGACCTCCTCTACGACGTGGATGCTCCTACCTATCGCAGACATTGTTTCGGCACACTCTCCGCTCCGCAAAAAAGACAGGTAGCTCCACGCGTAGCGCTGGCACAGGTAAAAGGATCGTGA
- a CDS encoding phosphohydrolase, producing the protein MNLEKAISIAVAAHANQQDKYGAPYIGHVLRVMNMGITEAEKICGVLHDIVEDTPWTFEALAAEGLDPYILEAVQCLSKLSEDEDYDHFTARVMQNKLAMTVKLHDLTDNMDIRRIPQVTEKDVARLNKYLKAYRTISAAIAGL; encoded by the coding sequence ATGAATCTCGAGAAAGCCATATCCATCGCTGTAGCAGCTCACGCCAATCAACAGGATAAGTATGGAGCCCCCTACATCGGGCACGTACTCCGCGTCATGAACATGGGCATTACAGAAGCCGAAAAGATCTGTGGCGTATTACACGATATCGTAGAAGATACCCCCTGGACCTTTGAAGCGTTGGCTGCAGAAGGCCTCGATCCCTACATACTGGAAGCCGTACAATGCCTGTCCAAACTGTCAGAAGACGAAGACTACGATCACTTCACCGCCCGCGTCATGCAAAACAAACTGGCGATGACCGTCAAACTCCACGACCTGACCGACAATATGGACATCAGACGCATCCCACAGGTTACAGAAAAAGATGTAGCACGCCTCAATAAATACCTGAAAGCATATCGCACCATATCAGCCGCAATCGCTGGCTTATAA